One stretch of Saccharomonospora xinjiangensis XJ-54 DNA includes these proteins:
- a CDS encoding type VII secretion target — protein MGRLTVDSDELRRYGDKLAGHKDTASQIAGLVNQADVGDKSWGVIGLIVKSRYTELLEDLNETFMLLQEGLQSGSDKFKAAADGYQQNEEAMKELLDGFKIEIDNR, from the coding sequence ATGGGCAGGCTCACTGTGGACAGCGACGAACTTCGCCGGTACGGAGACAAGCTGGCGGGCCACAAGGACACCGCGAGCCAGATAGCGGGGCTCGTCAACCAGGCCGATGTCGGTGACAAGTCTTGGGGCGTCATCGGATTGATCGTCAAGTCGCGGTACACCGAGCTCCTCGAAGACCTGAACGAGACGTTCATGCTTCTTCAGGAGGGCCTGCAGTCGGGTTCGGACAAGTTCAAGGCAGCCGCGGATGGTTACCAGCAGAACGAAGAGGCCATGAAAGAACTGCTGGACGGCTTCAAGATCGAAATCGACAACCGATAG
- the rpsG gene encoding 30S ribosomal protein S7 has translation MPRKGPAPKRPLIADPVYQSPLVTQLVNKVLQDGKRSIAERIVYGALEGAREKTGTDPVVTLKRALDNVRPTLEVKSRRVGGATYQVPIEVKPGRSTTLALRWITTYARQRREKTMIERLQNELLDASNGLGASVKRREDTHKMAESNKAFAHYRW, from the coding sequence ATGCCCCGCAAGGGTCCGGCCCCGAAGCGGCCGCTGATCGCTGATCCGGTGTACCAGTCTCCGCTTGTCACCCAGCTGGTGAACAAGGTGCTGCAGGACGGCAAGCGCTCCATCGCGGAGCGCATCGTCTACGGCGCACTGGAGGGCGCGCGCGAGAAGACCGGCACCGACCCGGTCGTCACCCTGAAGCGCGCACTCGACAACGTTCGGCCCACCCTCGAGGTGAAGAGCCGGCGTGTCGGTGGTGCCACCTACCAGGTCCCGATCGAGGTCAAGCCCGGTCGCTCGACCACCCTTGCGCTGCGTTGGATCACCACGTACGCCCGCCAGCGTCGTGAGAAGACCATGATCGAACGCCTGCAGAACGAGCTGCTCGACGCGAGCAACGGCCTCGGGGCCAGCGTGAAGCGCCGCGAGGACACCCACAAGATGGCTGAGTCCAACAAGGCCTTCGCTCACTACCGCTGGTGA
- a CDS encoding DNA-directed RNA polymerase subunit beta' — MLDVNFFDELRIGLATADDIRQWSYGEVKKPETINYRTLKPEKDGLFCEKIFGPTRDWECYCGKYKRVRFKGIICERCGVEVTRAKVRRERMGHIELAAPVTHIWYFKGVPSRLGYLLDLAPKDLEKIIYFAAYVITGVNTELRHNDLPTLENEISVERKTIEARRDADIEQRAQKLEADLAELEAEGAKADVRRKVKEGGEREMRQIRDRAQRELDRLEEVWTTFTKLEPRQLVVDEQLYRELYDRYGEYFTGGMGAEAIQKLASEFDVDAEAESLRETIRSGKGQKKLRALKRLKVVAAFQATGNDPRGMVLDAIPVIPPELRPMVQLDGGRFATSDLNDLYRRVINRNNRLKRLIDLGAPEIIVNNEKRMLQEAVDALFDNGRRGRPVTGPGNRPLKSLSDLLKGKQGRFRQNLLGKRVDYSGRSVIIVGPQLKLHQCGLPKDMALELFKPFVMKRLVDLNHAQNIKSAKRMVERARPQVWDVLEEVINGHPVLLNRAPTLHRLGIQAFEPQLVEGKAIQLHPLVCEAFNADFDGDQMAVHLPLSAEAQAEARILMLSANNILSPASGRPLAMPRLDMVTGLFHLTRLDENAKGAGTAYSSPAEAVMAYDRKQLSLHAPVKIRIRDRQPNKEQEAALREKGWEPGQSWLAETTLGRVLFNDLLPADYPFINEPLPKKRQAAIVNDLAERYSMTQVAQTLDGLKDAGFHWATRSGVTVAISDVQVPPQKKEILDQYEARAAQVEKRYQRGQLSHTERNNELVKVWGQATEDVAKAMEDNLSDDNPIAMIVKSGAAGNMTQVRSLAGMRGLVSNPKGEYIPRPIKSNFREGLSVAEYFIATHGARKGLADTALRTADSGYLTRRLVDVSQDVIVRETDCGTGRGIMMTVGDELPDGRLVRAEHVETSVYARNLAVDAVDAQGNVVLNAGDDLGDPAIERLIQAGISRVKVRSVLTCESAMGVCATCYGRSMATGKLVDVGEAVGIVAAQSIGEPGTQLTMRTFHQGGVAGDDITTGLPRVTELFEARVPKGKAPIADVDGRVRIEETERFWKITLIPDDGSEEIVFDKLSKRQRLAITPDGPLADGDHVKVGQPLLEGTPDPHEVLRVMGPREAQMHLVDEVQKVYRAQGVSIHDKHIEVIVRQMLRRVTIIDSGSTEFLPGELPERTKFEHVNRQAVAEGGEPASGRPVLMGITKASLTTDSWLSAASFQETTRVLTDAAINGRSDSLIGLKENVIIGKLIPAGTGINRYRNIQVQPTEEARVAAYAIPSYDDGYYTPDVFGTGTGAAVPLDDYDFGRDFR, encoded by the coding sequence GTGCTGGACGTCAATTTCTTCGATGAGCTCCGGATCGGTCTCGCGACGGCCGACGACATCCGCCAGTGGTCCTACGGCGAGGTCAAGAAGCCGGAGACCATCAACTACCGCACGCTCAAGCCGGAGAAGGACGGGCTCTTCTGCGAGAAGATCTTCGGGCCCACCCGCGACTGGGAGTGCTACTGCGGCAAGTACAAGCGCGTCCGCTTCAAGGGCATCATCTGTGAGCGCTGTGGTGTCGAGGTCACCCGCGCCAAGGTGCGTCGTGAGCGGATGGGCCACATCGAACTGGCCGCGCCCGTCACCCACATCTGGTACTTCAAGGGTGTTCCCTCGCGCCTTGGTTACCTGCTCGACCTGGCGCCGAAGGACCTCGAAAAGATCATTTACTTCGCCGCGTACGTCATCACCGGCGTGAACACCGAGCTGCGGCACAACGACCTCCCGACGCTGGAGAACGAGATCAGCGTCGAGCGGAAGACCATCGAGGCCCGCCGCGACGCGGACATCGAGCAGCGCGCGCAGAAGCTCGAAGCCGACCTCGCGGAGCTGGAGGCCGAGGGCGCCAAGGCCGACGTTCGCCGCAAGGTGAAGGAGGGCGGCGAGCGCGAGATGCGGCAGATCCGCGACCGCGCGCAGCGGGAGCTGGATCGCCTCGAGGAGGTCTGGACGACCTTCACCAAGCTGGAGCCGCGCCAGCTCGTCGTCGATGAGCAGCTCTACCGCGAGCTGTACGACCGATACGGCGAGTACTTCACCGGCGGCATGGGCGCTGAGGCGATCCAGAAGCTGGCCAGCGAGTTCGACGTGGACGCCGAGGCCGAGTCGCTTCGCGAGACCATCCGCAGCGGCAAGGGCCAGAAGAAGCTGCGCGCGCTCAAGCGGCTGAAGGTCGTCGCGGCGTTCCAGGCGACAGGCAACGACCCACGTGGCATGGTGCTCGACGCCATCCCCGTGATCCCTCCGGAGCTGCGTCCGATGGTGCAGCTCGACGGTGGCCGCTTCGCCACGTCCGACCTCAACGACCTGTACCGGCGCGTCATCAACCGCAACAATCGCCTCAAGCGACTGATCGACCTCGGCGCTCCCGAGATCATCGTCAACAACGAGAAGCGCATGCTTCAGGAGGCTGTTGACGCGCTGTTCGACAACGGTCGCCGCGGTCGTCCGGTGACGGGGCCGGGCAACCGTCCGCTGAAGTCGCTGTCCGATCTGCTCAAGGGCAAGCAGGGCCGTTTCCGTCAGAACCTGCTCGGTAAGCGCGTTGACTACTCCGGCCGTTCGGTCATCATCGTCGGCCCGCAGTTGAAGCTGCACCAGTGTGGTCTGCCCAAGGACATGGCGCTCGAGCTGTTCAAGCCGTTCGTCATGAAGCGGCTTGTCGATCTCAACCACGCGCAGAACATCAAGTCCGCGAAGCGGATGGTCGAGCGCGCCCGCCCGCAGGTGTGGGACGTGCTGGAAGAGGTCATCAACGGCCACCCCGTGCTGCTCAACCGTGCTCCCACGCTGCACCGCCTCGGTATTCAGGCGTTCGAGCCGCAGCTCGTGGAAGGCAAGGCCATCCAGCTGCACCCGCTCGTGTGTGAGGCGTTCAACGCCGACTTCGACGGTGACCAGATGGCGGTGCACCTGCCGCTGTCGGCCGAGGCACAGGCCGAGGCACGCATCCTGATGCTGTCGGCGAACAACATCCTCTCGCCCGCGTCGGGTCGTCCGCTCGCCATGCCGCGACTGGACATGGTGACCGGGCTGTTCCACCTCACGAGGCTCGACGAGAACGCGAAGGGTGCGGGCACGGCGTACTCGTCGCCCGCCGAGGCGGTCATGGCCTACGACCGTAAGCAGCTTTCGCTGCACGCCCCTGTGAAGATCCGCATCCGCGACCGGCAGCCGAACAAGGAGCAGGAAGCGGCTCTGCGCGAGAAGGGATGGGAGCCGGGCCAGTCGTGGCTCGCCGAGACCACCCTCGGCCGTGTGCTGTTCAACGACCTGCTGCCCGCGGACTATCCGTTCATCAACGAGCCGCTGCCGAAGAAGCGGCAGGCCGCGATCGTCAACGATCTCGCGGAGCGGTACTCCATGACGCAGGTCGCGCAGACGCTCGACGGGCTCAAGGACGCCGGTTTCCACTGGGCCACCCGCTCCGGTGTCACGGTGGCGATCTCCGACGTCCAGGTTCCGCCGCAGAAGAAGGAGATCCTCGACCAGTACGAGGCAAGGGCCGCCCAGGTGGAGAAGCGCTACCAGCGCGGTCAGCTCTCCCACACCGAGCGGAACAACGAACTCGTCAAGGTGTGGGGCCAGGCGACGGAGGACGTCGCCAAGGCCATGGAGGACAACCTCTCCGACGACAACCCGATCGCGATGATCGTGAAGTCCGGTGCGGCAGGCAACATGACCCAGGTGCGGTCGCTGGCCGGTATGCGTGGTCTGGTGTCCAACCCCAAGGGTGAGTACATCCCCCGGCCGATCAAGTCCAACTTCCGTGAGGGACTGTCGGTGGCGGAGTACTTCATCGCCACGCACGGTGCCCGTAAGGGGCTGGCCGACACCGCGCTGCGTACCGCCGACTCGGGGTACCTGACCCGTCGTCTGGTGGACGTGTCGCAGGACGTCATCGTGCGCGAGACCGACTGCGGCACCGGCAGGGGCATCATGATGACCGTCGGGGACGAGCTGCCCGACGGCCGCTTGGTGCGCGCCGAGCACGTGGAGACCAGCGTCTACGCCCGCAACCTCGCCGTTGACGCGGTGGACGCGCAGGGCAACGTGGTGCTGAACGCGGGTGACGACCTCGGTGACCCCGCTATCGAGCGGCTCATCCAGGCAGGCATCAGCAGGGTCAAGGTTCGCAGCGTGCTGACCTGCGAGTCGGCCATGGGCGTGTGCGCCACCTGCTACGGCCGCTCGATGGCCACCGGCAAGCTGGTGGACGTCGGCGAGGCCGTCGGTATCGTCGCAGCCCAGTCGATCGGTGAGCCCGGTACGCAGCTGACGATGCGTACGTTCCACCAGGGTGGTGTCGCCGGTGACGACATCACCACGGGTCTGCCCCGTGTGACCGAGCTGTTCGAGGCCCGCGTGCCGAAGGGCAAGGCGCCCATCGCCGACGTGGACGGCCGCGTGCGCATCGAGGAGACCGAGCGGTTCTGGAAGATCACGCTCATCCCGGACGACGGCAGCGAGGAGATCGTCTTCGACAAGCTGTCGAAGCGGCAGCGGCTCGCGATCACGCCCGACGGCCCGCTGGCCGACGGCGACCACGTCAAGGTCGGTCAGCCGTTGCTGGAAGGCACGCCGGACCCGCACGAGGTGCTGCGTGTGATGGGCCCCCGCGAGGCGCAGATGCACCTCGTGGACGAGGTCCAGAAGGTGTACCGCGCGCAGGGTGTGTCCATCCACGACAAGCACATCGAGGTCATCGTGCGGCAGATGCTGCGCCGCGTGACGATCATCGACTCCGGTTCGACCGAGTTCCTGCCAGGCGAGCTGCCCGAGCGCACCAAGTTCGAGCACGTCAACCGGCAGGCGGTTGCCGAGGGTGGCGAGCCGGCCTCCGGCCGCCCCGTGCTGATGGGCATCACGAAGGCGTCGCTGACCACCGACTCGTGGTTGTCGGCTGCCTCGTTCCAGGAGACGACGCGCGTGCTCACGGACGCGGCCATCAACGGTCGCAGTGACTCGCTGATCGGCCTCAAGGAGAACGTGATCATCGGTAAGTTGATCCCGGCAGGTACGGGCATCAACCGGTACCGCAACATCCAGGTGCAGCCGACCGAGGAGGCCAGGGTCGCCGCGTACGCGATCCCGTCCTACGACGACGGCTACTACACGCCTGACGTGTTCGGCACCGGGACCGGTGCGGCTGTCCCGCTGGACGACTACGACTTCGGTCGCGACTTCCGGTAG
- a CDS encoding DinB family protein, translating into MITPDTKDWTWVLERPCAECGFDPGAVGWKDVPALIRANAASWCEVLNSGERLRTRPRPDRWSVLEYACHVRDVLQLLDERLLLMLADDDPTYPAWHQDQAAIDGRYNEQDPSTVATDLSIAAERAATRLDQLPGDAAHRTGRRSDGTRFTVESLGRYFAHDFVHHLHDVGAPAACR; encoded by the coding sequence ATGATCACACCTGACACCAAGGACTGGACGTGGGTGCTGGAGCGGCCCTGCGCGGAGTGCGGTTTCGACCCGGGTGCAGTCGGCTGGAAAGACGTTCCCGCGCTGATCCGCGCCAACGCGGCCTCGTGGTGTGAGGTGCTGAACTCCGGTGAGCGGCTGCGGACCCGCCCTCGCCCCGACCGATGGTCGGTGCTGGAGTACGCCTGCCATGTGCGCGACGTACTCCAGCTGCTCGACGAACGCCTCCTCCTGATGCTCGCCGACGACGACCCGACCTACCCCGCCTGGCACCAGGACCAGGCCGCCATCGATGGCCGCTACAACGAGCAGGACCCCTCGACCGTCGCGACCGACCTGAGCATCGCCGCCGAGCGGGCGGCGACCCGCCTCGACCAGCTGCCCGGCGACGCGGCCCACCGGACGGGACGACGTTCGGACGGCACCCGGTTCACGGTGGAAAGCCTCGGCAGGTATTTCGCGCACGACTTCGTCCACCACCTCCACGACGTCGGCGCACCGGCCGCGTGCCGGTGA
- the fusA gene encoding elongation factor G produces the protein MAREVLTDLSKVRNIGIMAHIDAGKTTTTERILFYTGINYKIGETHDGSATMDWMEEEQKRGITITSAATTTFWNDNQINIVDTPGHVDFTVEVERNLRVLDGAVAVFDGKEGVEPQSEQVWRQADKYDVPRICFVNKMDKLGADFYFTVGTIEERLGAKPLVIQLPIGAESDFQGVVDLVRMKALTWRGEVKKGEDYEVEDIPADLADKAAEYREKLIETVAEADDELMERYLGGEELTEDEIKSGIRKLTIAREAFPVLAGSAFKNKGVQPMLDAVIDYLPSPLDMPPVEGTLLDGTTQASRKPSIDEPFAALVSKIAVHPFFGKLTYIRVYSGKVASGTAVVNATKERKERIGKLFQMHSNKENPVDEAQAGHIYAVQGLKDTTTGDTLADPQNPIVLESMTFPEPVIKVAIEPKTKADQEKLSAAIQKLAEEDPTFRVSQDEDTGQTIIEGMGELHLEVLVNRMKSDFKVEANIGKPQVSYRETIRKTVDKLEYTHKKQTGGSGQFARVIIKLEPLDTASAEGALYEFDNKVTGGRVPREYIPSVDAGAQDAMQYGVLAGYPLVGLKVTLLDGAYHEVDSSEMAFKIAGSMALKEAARKANPVLLEPMMAVEVTTPEDYMGDVIGDLNSRRGQIQAMDERAGTRVVKALVPLSEMFGYVGDLRSKTQGRANYTMVFDSYAEVPSNVAKEIIAKATGE, from the coding sequence GTGGCACGTGAAGTGCTGACCGACCTCAGCAAGGTCCGCAACATCGGCATCATGGCCCACATCGACGCCGGTAAGACCACGACCACCGAGCGGATCCTGTTCTACACCGGGATCAACTACAAGATCGGTGAGACCCACGACGGCTCGGCGACGATGGACTGGATGGAGGAGGAGCAGAAGCGGGGTATCACCATCACCTCGGCTGCCACCACCACCTTCTGGAACGACAACCAGATCAACATCGTTGACACGCCCGGCCACGTTGACTTCACTGTCGAGGTGGAGCGCAACCTGCGCGTTCTCGACGGCGCCGTGGCCGTCTTCGACGGCAAGGAAGGCGTCGAGCCGCAGTCTGAGCAGGTGTGGCGCCAGGCCGACAAGTACGACGTTCCGCGTATCTGCTTCGTCAACAAGATGGACAAGCTCGGCGCGGACTTCTATTTCACGGTCGGCACCATCGAGGAGCGACTCGGCGCCAAGCCGCTGGTGATCCAGCTGCCCATCGGCGCGGAGAGCGACTTCCAGGGTGTCGTCGATCTCGTCCGCATGAAGGCGCTGACCTGGCGCGGCGAGGTCAAGAAGGGCGAGGACTACGAGGTCGAGGACATCCCGGCCGACCTCGCCGACAAGGCAGCCGAGTACCGCGAGAAGCTCATCGAGACGGTCGCCGAGGCCGACGACGAGCTGATGGAGCGCTACCTCGGTGGTGAGGAGCTGACGGAGGACGAGATCAAGTCCGGCATCCGCAAGCTCACCATCGCCCGCGAGGCGTTCCCCGTGCTGGCGGGTTCGGCGTTCAAGAACAAGGGCGTGCAGCCCATGCTGGACGCGGTGATCGACTACCTGCCGTCGCCGCTGGACATGCCGCCGGTCGAGGGCACGCTGCTCGACGGCACCACGCAGGCGTCGCGCAAGCCGTCCATCGACGAGCCGTTCGCCGCGCTCGTCTCCAAGATTGCGGTGCACCCGTTCTTCGGCAAGCTCACCTACATCAGGGTCTACTCCGGCAAAGTCGCTTCCGGTACGGCGGTCGTCAACGCGACCAAGGAGCGCAAAGAGCGCATCGGGAAGCTCTTCCAGATGCACTCCAACAAGGAGAACCCGGTCGATGAGGCCCAGGCCGGTCACATCTACGCCGTGCAGGGGCTGAAGGACACCACCACGGGTGACACGCTCGCCGACCCGCAGAACCCGATCGTTCTCGAGTCGATGACGTTCCCCGAGCCGGTCATCAAGGTGGCCATCGAGCCGAAGACGAAGGCCGACCAGGAAAAACTGTCCGCCGCGATCCAGAAGCTCGCGGAGGAGGACCCGACCTTCCGGGTCAGCCAGGACGAGGACACCGGCCAGACGATCATCGAGGGTATGGGTGAGCTCCACCTCGAGGTGCTCGTCAACCGCATGAAGTCCGACTTCAAGGTCGAGGCCAACATCGGTAAGCCGCAGGTGTCCTACCGCGAGACGATCCGCAAGACGGTGGACAAGCTCGAGTACACCCACAAGAAGCAGACCGGTGGTTCGGGTCAGTTCGCCAGGGTGATCATCAAGCTGGAGCCGCTCGACACCGCCTCGGCGGAGGGTGCGCTCTACGAGTTCGACAACAAGGTCACCGGTGGTCGCGTGCCGAGGGAGTACATCCCCTCGGTGGACGCGGGTGCGCAGGACGCCATGCAGTACGGCGTGCTGGCGGGTTACCCGCTCGTCGGCCTGAAGGTCACCCTGCTCGACGGCGCGTACCACGAGGTTGACTCTTCGGAGATGGCCTTCAAGATCGCCGGTTCGATGGCCCTCAAGGAGGCCGCGAGGAAGGCGAATCCGGTACTGCTGGAGCCGATGATGGCGGTCGAGGTGACCACGCCCGAGGACTACATGGGTGACGTCATCGGGGACCTGAACTCCCGTCGTGGCCAGATTCAGGCCATGGACGAGAGGGCCGGTACGCGCGTCGTCAAGGCGCTCGTGCCGCTGTCGGAGATGTTCGGGTACGTGGGCGACCTTCGGTCGAAGACTCAGGGTCGCGCCAACTACACGATGGTCTTCGACTCCTACGCGGAAGTTCCGTCGAACGTCGCGAAGGAGATCATCGCGAAGGCGACGGGGGAGTGA
- a CDS encoding type VII secretion target, which translates to MADGFSVQVEALRGYRDALDDFGSQAETFESLVERADVGDESWGLVGLATKSSYTEALGQLNDLLARMRDGLTVLGEKFSTAAELYASNDDNGAIQLGGYEVEIDKVDEARPAGA; encoded by the coding sequence ATGGCCGACGGCTTCAGTGTGCAGGTGGAGGCGTTGCGCGGCTACCGCGACGCGCTCGACGATTTCGGTTCGCAGGCCGAGACTTTCGAGAGTCTGGTCGAGCGGGCGGATGTCGGGGACGAGTCGTGGGGGTTGGTCGGGCTCGCCACGAAAAGCTCCTACACCGAGGCCCTCGGGCAGTTGAACGACCTGCTCGCCCGCATGCGGGACGGCCTCACCGTGCTCGGTGAGAAGTTCAGCACCGCGGCCGAGCTGTACGCGAGCAACGACGACAACGGCGCGATCCAGCTCGGCGGCTACGAGGTCGAGATCGACAAGGTTGACGAAGCTCGCCCCGCAGGCGCCTGA
- a CDS encoding WXG100 family type VII secretion target gives MSGYSVTPEHLDSYSRKLTGHMSAVERVKGMVEESDVSDESWGVVGLLVKGQYTDMLGDFNSLLDELRNGLQSGSDKIKNAAERYRTAEQESQRRLKEILSQLNTVNETGKAT, from the coding sequence ATGAGCGGATACAGCGTCACGCCCGAACACCTGGACAGCTATTCGCGGAAACTCACGGGACACATGTCCGCTGTAGAGCGGGTGAAGGGCATGGTCGAGGAGTCCGACGTGAGCGATGAATCGTGGGGCGTCGTCGGGCTTCTCGTCAAAGGTCAATACACGGACATGCTTGGCGACTTCAACAGTCTGCTCGACGAACTGCGGAACGGTCTGCAATCAGGTTCGGACAAGATAAAGAACGCCGCTGAACGTTACCGGACGGCCGAGCAGGAGAGCCAGCGCAGGCTCAAGGAGATCCTCTCCCAGCTCAACACCGTGAACGAAACCGGTAAGGCCACGTGA
- the rpsL gene encoding 30S ribosomal protein S12, whose product MPTIQQLVRKGRQDKAAKQKTAALKGSPQRRGVCTRVYTTTPKKPNSALRKVARVKLSNGIEVTAYIPGEGHNLQEHSMVLVRGGRVKDLPGVRYKIIRGSLDTQGVKNRKQARSRYGAKKEKS is encoded by the coding sequence TTGCCCACGATCCAGCAGCTGGTCCGTAAGGGCCGCCAGGACAAGGCTGCCAAGCAGAAGACGGCGGCGCTCAAGGGAAGCCCGCAGCGTCGTGGTGTGTGCACGCGCGTGTACACGACCACGCCCAAGAAGCCGAACTCGGCCCTGCGCAAGGTCGCCCGCGTGAAGCTGAGCAACGGCATCGAAGTCACGGCCTACATTCCCGGTGAGGGTCACAACCTTCAAGAGCACTCGATGGTGCTCGTCCGTGGCGGCCGTGTGAAGGACTTGCCGGGTGTTCGCTACAAGATCATCCGCGGTTCGCTCGACACGCAGGGCGTGAAGAACCGCAAGCAGGCGCGCAGTCGGTACGGCGCGAAGAAGGAGAAGAGCTAA
- a CDS encoding YbaB/EbfC family nucleoid-associated protein has translation MSAEFERLVAQFEQFQAKMKRVDDQLANVGQMQHEIAAVEATAANADRSVTVVAGPGGAIKDIHLTDQALAQRPQVLASELMATIQQAVAEAARKQAGIVDDHVAGMGITDQVLETQAQLFGTSTDELRERLEQERPARQPRPRPEEEYHEDYSHQDFLDGDDAQQSAPPPVSGGGSAGDDFLQNLFNDDDHR, from the coding sequence GTGTCAGCGGAGTTCGAGCGGCTCGTCGCACAGTTCGAGCAGTTCCAGGCAAAAATGAAGCGGGTTGACGACCAGCTCGCGAACGTTGGACAGATGCAGCATGAGATCGCGGCTGTCGAGGCCACGGCTGCGAACGCCGACCGCAGTGTGACTGTCGTGGCAGGTCCGGGTGGCGCGATCAAGGACATTCATCTGACCGACCAGGCCCTCGCCCAGCGGCCGCAGGTGCTGGCCTCGGAGTTGATGGCGACCATCCAGCAGGCTGTTGCCGAGGCGGCACGCAAGCAGGCCGGGATCGTCGATGATCACGTGGCCGGGATGGGGATCACCGACCAGGTGCTTGAGACGCAGGCGCAACTGTTCGGCACGTCCACCGACGAGCTGAGGGAACGGCTGGAGCAGGAACGGCCCGCGAGGCAGCCACGCCCGCGCCCCGAGGAGGAGTACCACGAGGACTACTCCCATCAGGACTTCCTCGACGGCGACGACGCTCAGCAGAGCGCCCCTCCGCCGGTGTCGGGTGGAGGCTCAGCGGGCGACGACTTCCTGCAGAACCTCTTCAACGACGACGACCATCGCTGA